A single genomic interval of Pseudomonadota bacterium harbors:
- a CDS encoding chemotaxis protein CheD, producing MRVFLKPGELYISDKPTIVSTILGSCIAVTIFNRRLKAGGICHAMLPRSSFTKGHHEFRYVDSSILYMLNKFETMGIRKDEMEIKLLGGADVIDRMNESMASIGQKNIEIALEVIRNENLQLKVSDIGGKLGRKVHFYTHTGKVLLKRINSVQSSLSA from the coding sequence ATGAGGGTTTTTCTGAAACCGGGAGAACTCTACATATCGGATAAACCTACCATCGTTTCCACGATCCTCGGTTCATGCATTGCCGTAACAATATTTAACAGGAGGTTAAAGGCAGGCGGCATCTGCCATGCAATGCTGCCCAGGAGTTCTTTTACAAAGGGACACCATGAGTTCCGCTATGTAGACAGCTCTATTTTGTATATGCTTAACAAGTTTGAAACAATGGGTATAAGGAAAGACGAAATGGAGATCAAACTCTTAGGTGGTGCGGATGTAATCGACAGGATGAATGAAAGTATGGCATCGATAGGGCAGAAGAACATAGAGATAGCTCTGGAGGTCATCAGAAATGAGAATCTTCAGCTTAAGGTATCCGATATTGGAGGCAAACTGGGCAGAAAGGTGCATTTCTATACCCACACAGGCAAGGTGTTATTAAAACGTATAAACTCAGTCCAAAGTTCGTTGTCCGCGTGA
- a CDS encoding PAS domain S-box protein has translation MARIMVVDDEAIIATHIKEYLTEIGHEVVGVATSGNKSVEMAGHLKPDIILMDIVMQGGPDGIEAAKTITARHGIPIIFLTAYMDFEYIERAKEAEPYGYLTKPFQKTEVRIVIEIALNKKNIELQLKQSEDKYQALYAMMKLMCDNVPDLIWAKDLEKKFIFANRAICEKLLNTKDFNEPLGKTDMFFADRERQSRPDDPVWHTFGEICIDSDAVVLQERRSQRFDESGNVQGEFLFLDVYKAPFLDEKGNMIGTVGCGRDLTREKLLEEKRKQAEVAMQQSEERYRCITEAVTDYIYSVSLDEGRAVETRHGPGCVAITGYTTEEFAADPYLWYRMIADEDKVEVEEYLKQILGGGNALPSEHRIVRKDGGKRWVRSTPVLRYDDQGRLVSYDGLIQDITDLKKAERVKTTILKSSVGTTGQACLDRIVENVAGWLDADCVIIGEIVPDSNEIRSCSVWPDGKIVDNLVLGLEGTPCGRVATDGFSFYPEGVSALFPEAKLVSALNIEGYAGTPLVKSDGSSFGVLCVLSRKPLTKNYPDFREIMDILAARASAELERMHAEDALAGSEERFRLLADSTFEGIVIHDDGNVLDFNQAMIRMFGYDYDEADEIIGKKHVINFVAPESKELFLHAMQTDYEKPYVAMMLKKDGSPLIMEVAGQARTIHYKKKKAKVLVLRDITEHKHAEEALLQSEQKYRSIFENAIEGIYQSSPEGRFISVNPAMAHIHGFEYPEEMITGITHTGEQLFANQEDRTRYTVMLKKQGKVNDFETTVYKKDGSKIWVSINARVVKDETGKLLHFEGTVEDITKRKLAEVALKESEIRFREMFNKMGSGVAVYKAQHNGEDFIFKDLNPAGQRLSSVTLQEVEGRSVLEIFPGIKDIGLFEVFQRVWRTGVPEHLPFSFYKDGRISQWVENEVYKLPSGDIVAIYDDITERKQADEAFKKSNERYKELADLLPQTVFEVNEKGFFTFVNCHTLEQFGYTQEDIDVGLKLLQALIPEDRDRVKAAAEGISRGEILEGIEFTALRKDGATFPILTYLSPMRKGKKFSGLRGIAIDITDRKQLEEQLFHAQKMESIGTLAGGIAHDFNNLLTTILGNAQLSLMKANLDDQVKVYLNRITEAGESAAQLTQNLLTFSRKQIIKPVTLDLNKIVDKIVRMALRTIGDNIELETVLKDADLKTVADESQIEQVLMNLIVNARDAMPEGGKLTIETDFIELDEEFTNLYASGGDPGRYIRVSVADNGTGMDKWTIERMFEPFFTTKEVGKGTGLGLSIIFGIIKKHNGYINVSSETGKGTTISVYLPVIDSILHKKKTDTEDIFFEEGRETILLAEDNVLTRSTVRSILEAGGYEVIEAVDGEDVIQKIIRHKDSIGMIILDVMMPKKHIKEVYNEIKKMNPLQKILFMSGYAHGIMDRSGVIDEKLNFIKKPLLPAELLAKVRAILDS, from the coding sequence ATGGCCAGGATAATGGTTGTCGATGACGAAGCAATTATTGCAACGCATATCAAGGAATACCTTACAGAAATAGGACATGAGGTGGTGGGAGTTGCCACTTCCGGTAATAAGTCTGTGGAGATGGCCGGGCATCTCAAGCCTGATATCATACTTATGGACATTGTTATGCAAGGAGGCCCGGACGGTATTGAAGCTGCAAAAACCATCACTGCAAGGCATGGCATACCAATAATTTTCCTTACTGCCTATATGGATTTTGAATACATTGAGAGAGCGAAAGAGGCGGAACCCTACGGGTATCTTACTAAACCCTTTCAGAAAACTGAGGTCAGAATAGTAATTGAAATAGCGCTGAATAAAAAAAATATTGAGCTGCAGTTAAAACAATCCGAAGACAAATACCAGGCGCTCTATGCCATGATGAAATTAATGTGTGACAATGTACCTGACCTTATATGGGCAAAGGATCTTGAAAAAAAATTCATTTTTGCCAACAGGGCTATCTGTGAGAAACTGCTCAACACAAAAGATTTTAATGAGCCTTTAGGAAAAACAGACATGTTCTTTGCGGACAGGGAGAGGCAATCCCGTCCCGATGATCCTGTATGGCATACATTCGGAGAGATATGCATTGATTCCGATGCTGTTGTGTTGCAAGAAAGGAGGTCGCAACGGTTTGATGAGTCAGGCAATGTACAGGGGGAATTTCTCTTTCTCGACGTCTACAAGGCCCCTTTTCTTGATGAAAAAGGGAATATGATCGGTACTGTCGGTTGTGGAAGGGACTTGACACGGGAAAAACTTCTTGAGGAGAAACGTAAACAGGCAGAAGTTGCCATGCAACAGAGCGAAGAGCGCTACCGGTGTATTACCGAGGCCGTCACCGACTATATATATTCAGTAAGTCTGGATGAGGGGAGGGCGGTGGAAACCCGTCACGGACCGGGTTGCGTGGCTATTACGGGCTACACAACAGAAGAATTCGCTGCAGATCCTTACCTGTGGTATCGCATGATTGCAGACGAGGACAAGGTGGAAGTTGAAGAATATTTAAAGCAGATCCTTGGAGGAGGAAATGCCCTGCCTTCGGAGCACCGGATTGTTCGCAAGGATGGTGGTAAGCGTTGGGTGAGAAGCACACCTGTTTTACGTTATGATGATCAAGGCAGACTTGTTTCATATGACGGGCTGATTCAGGACATAACGGACCTGAAGAAGGCGGAAAGGGTAAAGACCACCATACTGAAAAGCAGTGTAGGGACTACAGGGCAGGCATGCCTTGACAGGATTGTTGAGAACGTAGCAGGATGGCTTGATGCAGACTGTGTGATTATCGGTGAGATCGTACCTGACAGCAACGAAATCAGGAGCTGTTCCGTATGGCCTGACGGGAAGATTGTCGATAATCTGGTTTTAGGCCTGGAAGGCACACCCTGTGGGCGTGTTGCCACCGATGGGTTCAGTTTCTATCCTGAAGGTGTAAGCGCTCTCTTTCCCGAGGCAAAGCTCGTTTCTGCCCTGAATATCGAGGGCTATGCAGGTACACCGCTTGTGAAGTCAGACGGAAGCTCTTTTGGTGTTCTCTGTGTGCTGTCGCGAAAGCCGCTTACAAAAAACTACCCTGACTTTCGGGAAATCATGGATATCCTGGCGGCCAGGGCATCGGCCGAACTGGAACGCATGCACGCAGAAGATGCGTTGGCCGGAAGCGAAGAGAGGTTCCGCCTTCTCGCTGATTCCACTTTTGAAGGAATAGTTATTCACGACGATGGTAATGTCCTGGATTTTAATCAAGCCATGATAAGGATGTTTGGTTATGATTATGATGAGGCAGATGAGATAATCGGAAAAAAACATGTAATAAATTTTGTCGCACCGGAATCAAAAGAACTTTTTTTGCATGCCATGCAGACAGATTATGAAAAGCCTTATGTGGCGATGATGCTGAAGAAAGACGGGTCTCCCCTTATTATGGAAGTGGCCGGGCAGGCAAGAACCATACATTATAAGAAAAAAAAGGCAAAGGTTTTAGTCCTCCGCGACATTACCGAACACAAGCATGCAGAAGAAGCCCTGCTTCAAAGTGAACAGAAATACCGCTCCATCTTCGAGAATGCCATAGAGGGCATCTACCAAAGCTCTCCCGAGGGTCGCTTCATCAGTGTCAATCCTGCCATGGCACATATTCACGGTTTTGAATACCCGGAAGAGATGATAACAGGCATTACCCACACAGGAGAGCAACTGTTTGCAAATCAGGAAGACAGAACGCGCTATACGGTCATGCTTAAGAAGCAAGGGAAAGTAAATGACTTTGAGACAACCGTTTACAAAAAGGATGGGAGTAAAATATGGGTTTCAATCAATGCCCGTGTCGTTAAAGACGAAACAGGGAAATTACTTCATTTTGAAGGCACCGTTGAGGATATCACCAAGCGCAAACTGGCTGAAGTTGCGCTCAAGGAGAGCGAAATCCGCTTCCGTGAAATGTTCAACAAGATGGGAAGCGGTGTGGCAGTATACAAGGCGCAGCATAACGGCGAGGATTTTATCTTTAAAGACTTGAATCCTGCAGGTCAAAGACTCAGTAGCGTTACATTACAGGAGGTTGAAGGGAGAAGCGTTCTGGAAATATTCCCCGGTATCAAAGACATCGGGCTTTTTGAAGTATTCCAGCGCGTCTGGAGAACCGGGGTGCCGGAGCATCTCCCTTTTTCATTCTACAAGGACGGGCGTATTTCCCAGTGGGTGGAAAACGAGGTATACAAACTGCCCTCGGGCGATATTGTTGCCATCTACGATGATATCACCGAGCGCAAGCAAGCCGATGAAGCGTTTAAAAAGAGCAACGAGAGATACAAGGAACTGGCCGACTTATTACCACAGACGGTTTTTGAAGTAAATGAAAAGGGTTTTTTCACATTTGTGAATTGTCATACCCTTGAACAGTTTGGATATACGCAGGAAGATATTGACGTAGGCCTGAAACTCTTACAGGCGCTTATCCCTGAGGATCGGGACAGGGTAAAGGCAGCAGCCGAAGGGATATCCAGGGGAGAGATACTGGAAGGTATTGAATTTACAGCGCTCAGGAAGGATGGGGCCACATTCCCTATCCTTACCTATCTGAGCCCTATGAGAAAGGGAAAGAAGTTTTCAGGATTAAGGGGCATTGCCATAGACATAACAGATCGTAAACAACTGGAGGAACAGCTTTTCCATGCCCAGAAGATGGAATCCATCGGCACCCTTGCCGGAGGGATTGCCCATGACTTCAATAATCTCCTTACAACTATTCTGGGAAATGCCCAGCTTTCGCTAATGAAGGCAAATCTGGATGATCAGGTAAAAGTATATCTCAACCGGATAACCGAGGCAGGCGAGAGTGCAGCGCAGCTCACACAGAACCTCCTTACCTTCAGCAGAAAACAGATCATAAAGCCCGTTACTCTCGATCTTAACAAAATCGTTGATAAGATAGTAAGGATGGCATTACGAACCATCGGGGATAATATCGAGCTTGAAACAGTATTAAAGGATGCAGATTTGAAAACAGTTGCTGATGAAAGCCAGATAGAGCAAGTCCTTATGAACCTCATCGTGAACGCACGTGATGCCATGCCGGAAGGCGGGAAATTGACTATAGAGACTGATTTTATTGAGTTGGATGAAGAATTTACAAACCTCTATGCCTCAGGCGGCGATCCGGGCAGGTATATCCGTGTATCTGTTGCCGACAACGGTACAGGGATGGACAAGTGGACAATTGAGAGGATGTTTGAGCCTTTCTTTACAACAAAGGAGGTTGGTAAGGGAACGGGCCTCGGACTTTCCATTATCTTTGGTATTATCAAAAAACATAACGGGTATATTAATGTGTCCAGCGAGACAGGTAAAGGCACCACCATATCTGTGTACCTGCCGGTAATAGATTCGATTTTGCATAAAAAAAAGACGGATACGGAGGATATATTTTTTGAAGAGGGCCGTGAAACGATTCTTCTTGCTGAAGACAATGTACTGACGAGAAGTACGGTAAGAAGCATTCTTGAAGCAGGCGGTTACGAAGTTATTGAGGCAGTTGACGGAGAGGATGTAATACAGAAGATTATCCGGCACAAGGATAGCATCGGCATGATCATTCTTGATGTAATGATGCCGAAGAAGCACATAAAGGAAGTGTATAACGAGATAAAGAAAATGAACCCCCTCCAGAAAATCCTTTTCATGAGCGGATATGCACATGGAATCATGGACAGATCAGGGGTGATAGATGAAAAGTTGAATTTTATAAAAAAACCCCTTTTGCCGGCTGAGTTGTTGGCGAAAGTCAGGGCGATTCTGGACAGTTGA
- a CDS encoding chemotaxis response regulator protein-glutamate methylesterase, which translates to MNRIKVLIVDDSAVVRQAMTEILSSDPLIEVIGAARDPYLAAERMREVAPDVITLDVEMPRMDGITFLQKIMSQHPIPVVMCSSLTDDGSETALKALEYGAVEIIQKPKMGVKQFLEESKILICDVVKAAARARTKKTVSKPLHVQPKLTADAVIPMQVNKAMIQTTEKVVVIGASTGGTEALRVFLEALPEDAAGMVIVQHMPENFTRAFANRLNTLCRISVKEAEDNDTVIRGRALIAPGNKHTLLKRSGARYYVEVKDGPLVCRHRPSVDVLFRSASRYAGKNAVGVIMTGMGDDGAKGMLEMKDAGAFNIAQDEASCIVFGMPKEAIKLNAVDKIVPLEGIVQLVLNNT; encoded by the coding sequence ATGAACAGAATCAAAGTCCTTATTGTTGATGACTCGGCAGTAGTCCGCCAGGCAATGACGGAAATCCTTTCGTCCGATCCATTAATAGAGGTTATCGGTGCAGCCAGGGACCCATATCTTGCGGCAGAGAGAATGAGAGAGGTTGCCCCTGATGTAATCACCCTTGATGTGGAGATGCCCCGGATGGACGGCATTACCTTTCTTCAGAAGATCATGTCGCAGCACCCGATTCCGGTTGTCATGTGTTCGAGCCTTACCGATGACGGTTCGGAAACAGCCCTGAAGGCCCTTGAATACGGCGCTGTTGAGATTATTCAGAAGCCCAAAATGGGGGTAAAGCAGTTTCTGGAGGAATCGAAGATCCTTATTTGTGATGTAGTCAAGGCAGCAGCAAGGGCGCGTACAAAAAAGACTGTTTCGAAACCTCTGCACGTACAACCCAAACTTACGGCAGATGCAGTTATCCCGATGCAGGTAAATAAGGCAATGATCCAGACTACGGAGAAGGTTGTGGTCATAGGGGCGTCTACCGGAGGTACAGAGGCATTGAGGGTTTTTCTGGAAGCCCTGCCCGAAGATGCAGCCGGCATGGTCATCGTACAACACATGCCGGAGAACTTCACCCGCGCCTTTGCAAACCGGCTTAACACTCTTTGTAGGATATCCGTAAAAGAAGCTGAGGACAACGATACGGTCATACGGGGTCGAGCCCTCATTGCCCCTGGAAATAAACATACACTCTTAAAAAGGAGCGGTGCCCGCTACTATGTAGAAGTAAAAGACGGGCCCTTAGTATGCCGCCACAGACCATCCGTAGATGTCCTCTTTCGTTCTGCATCCCGGTATGCAGGAAAGAATGCTGTAGGGGTGATTATGACCGGTATGGGTGACGATGGGGCAAAAGGTATGCTTGAGATGAAAGATGCTGGGGCATTCAATATTGCCCAGGACGAAGCATCCTGTATAGTCTTCGGTATGCCCAAAGAGGCGATCAAGCTTAATGCGGTCGATAAAATAGTGCCGTTGGAAGGAATAGTGCAGCTTGTCTTGAATAATACGTAA